The Cylindrospermum stagnale PCC 7417 genome segment AATTTGCTGAAACAACGGGGTGACCTCAGCGAAGACAGAATTAAAGAAATTGCCGAACAATTAGAAGGCATTCGTCAAGAAGTTTTACAAGTTGTTCAGCAGGCAGAAGGACAGGAAAAATCTCAAGACCTTCGCAGTAGAGTTGAAGATTATTTGCGGAATACTGGTAAGGAAGAATTGAATCCAGAAGGTATTCAGCGCGATTTTAGTACTTTGTTGGAAGACCCAGAAGCTGGTTTTGAAGATTTACAGAATCGCTTGGGTGAGTTTGACCGGGATAGTTTTGTACAATTACTTCAGCAACGCCAAGATATCAGCGAAGAAGAAGCTAATAATATTGTTGGTCAACTCGAAAGCACTCGTGATAATTTGATCAATCGTGCTAGAGAATTGCAAGAACAAGCAAGAACTAAAGCTGATGAATTGCGTCAACGGATAGAAGATTATCTGCGGAATACTAACAAAGAAGAACTTAATCCCGATGCTATTAAGCGTGATTTTCGCATTCTGGTGGAAGATCCGCAAGTGGGAATAACTCTTTTTCGTTCTCGCTTATCGCAATTTGACAGGGATACTCTGGTACAATTTTTGAGTCAGCGTCAAGATTTAAGTGAAGAACAAGTCAACCAAACTCTAGACGCTTTGGAAGAGGTGCGAGATAATATTCTCCAAGCGCCACAAAAAGTTGCAGATAAGGCGAAAGAGCAGTATGCACAAACAACTTCAGCTATTGCTGAATATCTGCGGAGTACCAACTTGGAAGAACTCAACCCAGAAGGTATCCAGGAAGATTTGCAAAAGTTGCTGAGTGACCCCAGACAAGGGACTTTAGCATTACGCGATCGCTTATCGCAATTCGACCGGGAAACTTTAGTTAAACTACTCAGTCAGCGGGAAGATTTGAGTGAAGAGCAAGTTAACCAAATCATCGACTCGGTTCAACAAGCGATCGCTAATATTGTTAAAGCACCCCAACGTTTAGCGCAACGCACCAGCCAACGAGTGGTTGAGTTTGAAGCAAATCTAGAAAACTACCTCCGCAATACCAACAAGGAAGAACTTAATCCTGAAGGTATCAAGCGCGATTTGCAATTGTTGCTGTCTTCACCCCGCGCGGGTATTGGTAGTTTAAGCGATCGCGTTTCTCACTTCGACCGTAATACCTTGGTGGCGCTGCTTTCTGGACGTGAGGATATCTCAGAAGCAGAAGCTAACCGCATTGTAGACCAAATCGACTCTGTGCGTCATTCGATTGTCGAACAATACCAAGAGATTCAACGAAGAGTGCGATCGCTAGTTGACAGAACTTTCGACAAGGTTCGCGACTATCTCAACTCTCTGGAGCGTCCCGAACTCAGTTATGAAGGGATTCAGCAAGATGTTGCGAAAATATTTGATGATCCGCAAGCCGGATTTGAAGCATTGCGCGATCGCCTTTCACAATTTGACCGTGATACCTTAGTTGCTCTCCTCAGTTCGCGTTCAGATATCTCCGAAGAGCAAGCCAATCAGATTATCAATCGCATCGAATCTGCACGAGATAGCGTATTACACCGAGCCGAACGCATCCAGCAAGAAACCCAAAGAAGACTCAGAGCGATTAGAGAACAAGCGAAAAAGCAAGCAATTGACAGCAAAAAAGCCGTTGCAGATGCTGCTTGGTGGTTATTTAACGCCGCTGTTGTCTCTCTAGTAGCCTCAGCAGTAGGTGGAGTTTTAGCCGTAATCACTCCCAATCTATTGGTTTAAACACCACAGATTATCCTAGGGACACAGCAATCTGTGTCCCTACTAATTATTTGAATCTCTTTTGATGAAAATTGAAAACCTCAGATTCCCAACTTCTCTAAGAAGTCGGGAATCTTTTAAATATCTGATTTACCAAATATGATATTACTGATGATTTATCTCATGTTTGGGTAAATGGGATAAAATATATGAAATGTCAGTTACGAGAAGATAATCAGTAAATTCAATATAGCAACTAAATTATGCTAATTGAAGAATTATTACTACCATTTCGTGAAGAAATACTCAATATTGCGTTTATATTTGAGTAATATTCAAGAATGTATTGAGCGTATAGAAGAATATACAAGACGTAAAATTAAACCTTTCACCAAGTACGAACGATAAGAGGGGTTAAAGGTGGGGTTTTAGTTATCAAAATGGTGCGTTAGGGAACGCACCCTACTTGTTAAGATTATTTGATAATTTATAGAAATCGGGTAATAAAGATAACTTTTGCTCTAGGCGGTTGTGGGTCGTTGCTCATAGCATTGAAAAAATAGCTTTTTGCATAGTTAGACCCCAGCATGAAACGAACTTGGAAATCTCTGCTGCTATCCTTGAACTGGCTATTACTGTCTGTTGGGACATCAATTGTGATTATCCTAACGCAACCGATCGCACCAGTTCCCGCACAAGCACCTGCTGTAAGTCAGGAAACACCAGCACCAACAACAGAATCTGAACCAAAGCCTAGTGCTACACCAGAAAGTAAGGAACCTGAACCCAGTCCTGAAGAACTTGCGCGTCAGCAAAAACTGATGGAAGCGGATAAACTTTATTTGGCGGGACAAACCGCCGAAGCCGAAAAAATTTATCGTCAGGTGAAAGCACCTGTTGCGGAAACTAGCGCACCTCAAGAACGCAAAACGGCAATAGTTGACCCCACGCAACTATCCCCAGCAGGTAAGGTATACTGGCGGGAATCAGAGGCGGGGATAGAAAAGAAGTTGCAAACCAGAACTTTAGTACCTCTGCGACTTTTGGTTGAACAGTCTCCTGAATTTATCCCTGGTTATATCCGATTTGCTCAAGAACTGAAAAAATACGATCGCAACACAGAAGCAATAGATATTTTAGAACGGGCGGTTTCTCTTTATCCCAATCAACCAGAATTAGTTAAAGCCAGAGTTACATCTCTGGCAGATGCTAAAAAATGGATGGAAGCCTCAATAGCTGCGCGTCAATTTGCCATTCTCAACCCTCAAGACCCCCAAGCACCTGAGTTTACCAAGTTAGCAGAAGACAATCTCAAACGCTATAAATCTTATATCAAAGAAGAAATTAGAGGTAATGCCCTCGCTAACATTATCACCGGCGCTGTCGGTTACGCCCTCACTGGTAGTCTACTCGGCCCCTTTTCGGCCCTTGATTCCAGCATCATGCTGCTACAGGGTGAAAAAGCCATCGGTGAATCGGTGTCTAAACAGGCGAAAAAACAACTGGAGTTAATTTTAGACGATCAGATATTGGCTTATGTCAATGACATCGGTCAAAAACTGGTGAAAGCAGCCGGACGTGATGAGTTTAATTATGAGTTCTTTGTCATCGCCGAGGAAGGACTTAACGCCTTTGCGCTGCCTGGAGGTAAAATTTTCATTAATGCCGGTGCGATCGCTAAAGCCAACTCAGAAGCCGAATTAGCCGGCTTAATCGGTCACGAATTATCCCACGTCGTGTTATCCCACGGTTTCCAATTAGCCACCCAAGGCAACCTGATCTCTAACGTTACCCAATATCTACCCCTCGGCGGCACCATCGGTCAACTGTTTGCATTCAGTTACAGCCGCGATATGGAAAAACAGGCAGATACATTAGGTACAAGGTTGATTGTCAGCACAGGCTACGCTGCTGATGGCTTGCGTAACTTAATGGTGACACTAGATAAACAACAAAAAAATGCTCCTCCCCCTTGGTTATCTTCTCACCCTGGCGGTAGCGATCGCGTTAATTATTTAGAAAACCTGATTACTCGCAATAGCTACAACCGCTACGCCTACGAAGGAGTAGAGCGACATACACAAATTAAAGCACAGGTTAAACAGCTACTGAAAGAGAAAAAAGAACAAGAGGAAAAAAAGGAACCTGGTGAATGAATCAAAAACCAAAATTTTGCGTCACTAGAACTATCAATGTCCCTAGGGATTTCCAGTGAAGGCTAAATTTATGTCATTACAACCGCTGAAGTTTGTATTTTTGAGCAGTCTAGGTTTATCTTTATTCCTAGGCAATTCCGTGGCATTTGCCCAAGTTGATAATTCTGGTAGTGTTGTAGTCCCCACAGGCACATCAACAGACTCATCAACCATTCCGACATCCACCACCGTTGACAGTGCAACTCGGTTTAGCTGTCAGAATAACAATGGCCAGTACACCGTCATGTATCAGCCCCAAAGCCAACCAGGTCAATTTTACCCCTGGGCGGCACCGACAACCTTGGGTGGTGGTTGGGATGCACAAAAGCGTTGTCAAGCGATCGCCTCTCGCCTAGAATTATATCGCCCAGATGGCTTGCAAGAACTGCAAACAGCTTTTGAAAATAACGAAAACATCATCTGTGTCACAACCGAAGCTAACACCGGCTGTCGCATTGTGCTGACAGTTCCTCGGAACAAAGACCCCATCGCCGTCCGCAATAGCGTATTCCAAAATTTGACTACTGCTGACAGTGGACAACAAACCACAGCAGTCAGCACTTATCGGAATAGCCGTCAGGGAGGAACCAGCGAACTATACAACTTAGGTCGCACCATTTTCGGCGGTAGCAAAAAGCCAGTGACTGCAACTAAAAATGGCATCAATCTCAAACCTTACCTCGACCCCAAAGACGGCGGAACCGCCACCAGCCTGCGAAAACCAGCAGCAACAATTCGTCCAACCCAACCGCAAACCCCCATTCGCTTAAATCCTCGAATATTCCGTTAATTTTAGGTGCTGTTTGCAGAGAATATTTTCGGATAATTAAGCATAAATTAAAGTCAATAAGTCTAAAGTTTAGCCCCTTTGTATATTTTTACAAGGGGGTTTTTGCAATTGTTTATATCCTTAACCTTTCGCTAGCTATTTTTTAATCTTATTAGCATATTTTTGGTG includes the following:
- a CDS encoding M48 family metalloprotease codes for the protein MKRTWKSLLLSLNWLLLSVGTSIVIILTQPIAPVPAQAPAVSQETPAPTTESEPKPSATPESKEPEPSPEELARQQKLMEADKLYLAGQTAEAEKIYRQVKAPVAETSAPQERKTAIVDPTQLSPAGKVYWRESEAGIEKKLQTRTLVPLRLLVEQSPEFIPGYIRFAQELKKYDRNTEAIDILERAVSLYPNQPELVKARVTSLADAKKWMEASIAARQFAILNPQDPQAPEFTKLAEDNLKRYKSYIKEEIRGNALANIITGAVGYALTGSLLGPFSALDSSIMLLQGEKAIGESVSKQAKKQLELILDDQILAYVNDIGQKLVKAAGRDEFNYEFFVIAEEGLNAFALPGGKIFINAGAIAKANSEAELAGLIGHELSHVVLSHGFQLATQGNLISNVTQYLPLGGTIGQLFAFSYSRDMEKQADTLGTRLIVSTGYAADGLRNLMVTLDKQQKNAPPPWLSSHPGGSDRVNYLENLITRNSYNRYAYEGVERHTQIKAQVKQLLKEKKEQEEKKEPGE
- a CDS encoding COP23 domain-containing protein, yielding MSLQPLKFVFLSSLGLSLFLGNSVAFAQVDNSGSVVVPTGTSTDSSTIPTSTTVDSATRFSCQNNNGQYTVMYQPQSQPGQFYPWAAPTTLGGGWDAQKRCQAIASRLELYRPDGLQELQTAFENNENIICVTTEANTGCRIVLTVPRNKDPIAVRNSVFQNLTTADSGQQTTAVSTYRNSRQGGTSELYNLGRTIFGGSKKPVTATKNGINLKPYLDPKDGGTATSLRKPAATIRPTQPQTPIRLNPRIFR